One window of the Rosa rugosa chromosome 3, drRosRugo1.1, whole genome shotgun sequence genome contains the following:
- the LOC133735924 gene encoding squalene monooxygenase SE1-like produces MVSYEYVLGGVLASLLASVFIMIINSSRKVEVVEGANSVNGFVRLPQNGTFTPAVVEEEEKDTDVVIVGAGVAGAALAYTLAKEGRRVHVIERDLSEQDRIVGELLQPGGYLKLIELGLEDCANESIDAQKVFGYALYKDGKDTKLSYPLENYSSDIAGRSFHNGRFIQRMREKAATLSNVKLEQGTVTTLIEEKGTIKGVIYKNKAGEEFRTYAPLTIVCDGCFSNLRKNLSAPKVESPSCFVGLVLENCDLPHANHGHVILGDPSPVLFYPISSTEIRCLVDVPGTKVPSVASGEMAKYLKTVVAPQIPPQLYNSFIAAIDKGNIRSMQNKSMAANPLPTPGALLLGDSFNMRHPLTGGGMTVALSDIVLLRDLLRPLHDLNDAAALCNYLESFYTLRKPVSSTINTLAGALYKVFCASPDPARQEMREACFGYLSLGGICSYGPVSLLSGLNPRPLHLFLHFFAVAVYGVGRLMLPFPSPQRTWLGVRLILSASGIIFPIIKGEGVRQMFFPATVPAYYRAPPVQ; encoded by the exons ATGGTTTCTTACGAGTACGTTCTGGGTGGAGTCCTGGCTTCTCTGCTGGCCTCTGTTTTCATCATGATAATCAATAGCAGTAGAAAGGTGGAGGTAGTTGAGGGTGCAAATAGTGTTAATGGGTTTGTGAGGTTGCCGCAAAACGGTACGTTTACGCCggcggtggtggaggaggaggagaaagatACCGACGTCGTCATTGTCGGCGCCGGAGTTGCCGGTGCAGCTCTTGCTTACACTCTTGCTAAG GAAGGACGCCGTGTGCATGTCATCGAAAGAGACTTGAGTGAGCAGGACAGAATTGTTGGTGAGCTGTTGCAGCCTGGAGGTTATCTCAAGTTGATCGAGTTGGGTCTTGAGG ACTGTGCAAATGAATCGATTGATGCTCAGAAGGTTTTTGGTTATGCTCTCTACAAAGATGGGAAGGATACAAAACTTTCTTATCCCTTGGAAAATTACAGTTCAGATATAGCTGGGAGAAGTTTCCACAATGGGCGTTTCATCCAAAGAATGCGTGAAAAAGCTGCAACTCTTTCAAA TGTAAAATTGGAACAAGGGACAGTGACAACACTAATTGAAGAAAAGGGCACTATCAAAGGAGTGATTTACAAGAACAAGGCTGGAGAGGAGTTCAGAACATATGCTCCACTAACAATCGTGTGTGATGGCTGCTTTTCAAATCTGCGCAAAAATCTCAGTGCTCCAAAG GTTGAAAGTCCCTCTTGTTTTGTTGGTTTGGTGTTGGAGAACTGTGACCTGCCACACGCAAATCATGGTCATGTGATTTTGGGAGACCCTTCACCCGTCCTGTTTTATCCTATCAGTAGCACAGAGATTCGTTGTTTGGTTGATGTACCTGGAACAAAAGTTCCTTCAGTAGCTAGTGGTGAAATGGCTAAGTATTTGAAAACCGTGGTGGCTCCTCAG ATTCCTCCTCAGCTCTACAATTCTTTTATAGCTGCAATTGACAAGGGAAACATCAGATCCATGCAAAACAAAAGCATGGCTGCAAATCCTCTTCCCACTCCTGGTGCACTTTTATTGGGGGATTCATTCAACATGAGGCATCCTTTGACAGGAGGAGGAATGACTGTGGCTCTTTCAGACATCGTTCTTCTTCGGGATCTTCTTAGACCCCTACATGATCTCAATGATGCAGCTGCTTTGTGCAATTACCTTGAATCATTCTACACATTGCGTAAG CCTGTGTCATCTACCATAAACACATTGGCAGGTGCCCTGTACAAGGTGTTTTGTGCATCACCTGATCCAGCAAGACAGGAAATGCGTGAAGCATGTTTTGGTTATTTGAGCCTTGGAGGCATTTGTTCATATGGACCAGTATCTCTTCTCTCTGGTCTTAACCCTCGTCCACTTCACctatttctccatttctttgctGTTGCTGTCTATGGTGTTGGGCGCTTGATGCTTCCATTCCCTTCTCCTCAACGCACATGGCTTGGGGTTAGATTGATCTTG AGTGCATCAGGGATCATATTTCCCATTATAAAGGGTGAAGGAGTTAGACAAATGTTCTTTCCTGCAACAGTACCAGCATATTACAGAGCTCCTCCTGTTCaatga